The DNA segment AGACTACATCCTTTTTGCTTGATCATCAGCTCCCACTTCCCTCGGCCATGAAAATACTCATCTCCAAGCATGGAACAAAATGAAATTGCGCAGCAATTACAAGTAAACCGAAAATTGCGTTACCTGTTGCTACTAGCAAAGGAACTCTTGAGTATCTGCATGATCCTACTGCAATAAATAGCTAATCGTAAGCATAAATTAAGGCCCCTAATCTCAACTGCCCAAAATTTAGCCATAGGAAAGAGGAAAATAAAGAATAAGACAAACAAAGAAACTCAATGACATTACCTAGCTCTAGCTTGGCGGCTTCTTCGAGGATGACGATGAGGAACAAGAACATTAGGGTTAAAAGTTGGCACTTTGTGGTATcattgcaaattcacaaaattttCTGACGGAGAAATCAATTCCATAGTATATGAGTACAACTTAAATGATAGTAAATGTATAATGATGGGCTTTGATTTAGTCCTGGCCCAATATATGAACAATCATTTAATATTAGTGAACTTTAAAATTCATAGCAAGGATTCACAATcaaggaaatagaagaagaaggGTCCAACTCACCTAATTTTGGAACTAATGCTCATCCTAGACTTAATCTAACAAACCTGATGTATACACGAAGTTCGTTCCTAATTAGATACAACTCATAAAATGTACAATCTTAATAGTAAGATACATATGGAAACCCTTCTGTAAAAATCTGTATGAATCTGTAACTTAATTTACCGGGGATCTAACTGTGTGATGGTAACTTCATTTGTTGTATATTTGGTTGAAGAATAATCAGAATCAGTAAATTTGCTTCCTGTGAAAAAACCAGGTTCCTTAGCTTGAGGCAAAACGGCGTCATTAGCCAATATCATAACAACTGCAGACATGACTGGTCTGTCTTCTGGACGTTGTTGTACACATAACAGAGCGACATGAATTAACCGTAGCAATTCAGAAAAATAAAACGAATCTATTAGATGCACATCAATTAGCTCCAATGTTCTACCTTCTTTGTAAAGTCTCCACGCCTGTTAAATAACACAAGCAGTACAGAATCAAGGAACTAGTTGATGCGTCTTTAATGGATTCAAGTTATATATACTGACAATTAAGATTTTTTGCACTATCAGTGTAGCTTAACCTTGTGATAACATATTAGTTACATTATCACTTGCAATTACTTACAAATGGtctgcatatataagtatttgtTTACACCTTTCAATGCACAAAACTTAAATCATCTTTAATTAACATACAGGTCTTACATGTCCGAGAAGGTTGATATTGCGACTTCCATGGGAAAATCCTCTGTTCCTCCTGCCACTGATTATCTCTAGCACTAACACACCAAAGCTAAATACATCTGATTTAATTGAGAAAACACCATCGACCACATACTCTGGGGACATGTAGCCACTGCATCACATATTAAACAGTAATAGTGTTAGACAGAGAATAtaataaataagataaatgcTAAAAAGTGGTGGCATTAAATTTCTTACTGTGTCCCAACCACATGGTGTGTATTAGCACTAGTCTCATTCCCTATCACAGTTCTAGCTATGCCAAAATCTGATATCTTGGGATTCATGTCAGTATCTAGCAGAATGTTACTAGCTTTAAGATCTCTGTGGATAATTCTTAGCCGAGAATCTTGATGGAGATACAGAAGTCCTCTAGCAATTCCATTGATGATGTTGAAGCGCTTAGGCCAGTTGAGTATCGTGCTCTTCTTTTCATCTGTTAAAGGGTCATCTGTTAGAATACTGAGAATAATATTGTAAGAAAGTGCAGCTAAAACTTGATCAAACTATTAACTTTGTTATGTGTACTAATATAGGTTCTTTGaatgaaaaaaatatataggTTCTTTGAGTTAAGCGAAAGTAACCAGACCAAATATGAAGAAATCTAGACTTCTGTTGGGCATGAATTCATAGACCAGCATTTTTTCTTCTCCTCCAACGCAGCAACCTATAAGCTTCACAAGATTTCGATGCTGAAGTTTGGCAATGCAAATAACTTCATTCTTGAACTCATTAACTCCTTGCGAGGAAGACTTTGAGAGCCTCTTTATAGCTATTTCTTGTCCTCCCTCCAGGATCCCCTATGATGCCATAACATATAGATGGCTAAATAATTCAAAACTGTCATCTGTTTACTCTCAATTATAGTACATATTATTTGCTTAAAGAATGATTCATAAGCTTACAATGTTACCTTGTAAACAGATCCAAATCCACCTTCTCCAAGCTTGTTCTCAGCTGAGAAATTAGAGGTTGCTTTAGTTATAGTTGATAGGGCAAACAGTGGAAGGTCTAGGTCATCATCTTTCAAATTCAGCTTCCTCTTGTTCTTCTTTGTCCAAGTATACAAACCTATAGTCAAGCCAACCACAGCCACTCCAATAAATAACGACAGACTCAACACAAGTAGTTTCGTTTTCTTCCTCGAgcctgaaaaaggaaaaagaacatGGAGGGTAAATAAACTAAATGTACATGGAAAAATAAGGTTCCTCAATTGTAACCAAAGCTCCCTACTGGACATACTATGTGAATTTCTAACAAATAGCTAACCGAAAAAACAACTAAAGCTGACTATTAGGAAGTTTAGTTGATTCAGCTAATACTCCTTATTGatcaaaatagcataaaattTGTCACACAAAGTTTACCTAACTCTGATGTAGCCATCCTTATGTAAATGTCCTGTCCTCCAGGTAATTCTCGAATGTCAATTAAATCACCATACCAAAGCAAACAGCCACTTCCACCATTGCGTATATCAAGATTTGAGTAAGCCACACAAGAGCAGTTCTTTAAGCAAGCTCGTTTACACTCTTGGAGTGTCATACTCACATCAAACCAAGAATACTGTGTATCTGGAAGTTTTATACCAGAGTACTTGAGAAATCCATCTCCATTCTGGCAATTAAGGGGTGTCCTTCTAACACACCCGCCGGACCAGTTTGTCTTTGCCCAATTTCTTGGATGTTTAGGCACAAACTTGTCTAAGCAACTACATACAGGAGAAAGTATGATGTTGCAACTACCATATGCACCACATGTTCCGTAATTGTCACAGGTATCTGCTGGTGATGCCAAGTAAACGTGCCATTCCTTTCTCTTGTCATCCCACGTCCAACGCTGAAGCATACCTTTACTGTTCAAGGTTAATTTGGATATAACAGAACTATCCAGGAGCGCGTAGCTGTAAAATGCTTTCCTTTCATCAAAATCCAGAGTAAATGTATAAACTGGATTTTTTGTCAGTCCTGGTACACCACTCCAGCGGAGACCATTCCACGTCCCGCTACTGAACACCTTAACTTTACTTTTCCTAATGACATCCTGAGGATATCCAGTGGGATCACAATGAAATGTATAGTCCCCTGATGCTGGATCGTATTCGTTCTTCCATGAGGAGAGGTAAAATTCTTGTCCATTCACGAAATTCTTACCAAGCTTCATCCCTGGTAAGAGCGTATCTGTAGGATAATCAAAACTCTGCCACAGGAAGTTCTCAGGTTCAGTATCATTTGCATCTCTCACGATAAGATTCCCCGAATTCAACAACTGTGCAATTGGATTCTTCACAGCCAAAGGCCTCGACATATTAGTAGACCACGTGATCCTATTATCAGCAGTGACAAGAGCAAGTTGTCCCGGATCGATGATTTTCAACACCACACCTGATGTGTTGTTGAGTGGAATTGCTCTATTGGCAACCCATACAACAGACTTGTCAGGTACATCATGCTTGTACCATATTCCAACATACCAATTATTCATGAAACTAGCAGGGGAAAAAAATCCCATTTCAAAGCTTCCATCAGATGAAGCAATAGTCTTACCATCTCTTAGAAAGTCGGTTGCAGTAATAGTATCTTTTACACTAGATATTGAACAGAGAAAACCGCATAATAATATCTGCAACAAGAACTGAAACACAAGCAGAAAACTTTCCATTTGCCTTCTGCTGCTTCTATTTGGAGACTATCATCCAATAGTCGAGATCAATTTTGTCAACATAATAACAAGTGACAATATCTGCCAAAATCAAGATCCGTGTAAGACGTTAAAGAACTGCTTTATCACATGCTACCTACCAAGTACTGGTGTcataaatacacacacacacacacaaaacaaCCCTTTGGGAATTTGGAGTTCAATAAACATATATCTACTGCTCAAGGCCTTAATTAAAACACATAAAACAATTTACCTGCTAGCTAACTAGAACGTCTCTGTTGTAGGTGCTACGTAGGGCAAAGTGCTGGAATGTACTACTATTTGATCGTCTTCATGCTATAAATTTGGATATTATTTAGTATAAAATAGGAATATGGTATTACGATTGTCACTGCAGTGGAACGCAGGGAAAAACGACTATTTTTTCCCCTTAATATATGAGAAGTAGATTGAGTGTTATTGATTGACCTTTTCAAATATGGAGCTTTCGATATTCACAACATTTGCATTTATTTTAGGCTCTTACTGTTGCTGACATCATTTTCAAAAGGAggtttagagcccgtttggacgtaagaatttctttcttttttagaaaaattcatTTTTTCGAAATGGAcataaaatttcaaattttcacTTAGAAAATAAATTTTAGAATTATTCGAAATTTTGAAACACTCCAAAgagctgtttttcaaaattttcactcagatcacttactaaaattcaaaaataatccaaaattatattcatgtccaaacataactctaattttcaaataccattttcgcTTGAAAACAaatttcacttttctttaaaattttacGATGCTTATGTCCaaacatctttttcctttgtttgcTTTTTATTCTAAAAACGCCTGCTATAAAGTCAAGGCAGTATACGAAGAAATTGTGGACAAAGGTCTTAGTGGACAGCCTTTGCTAAAGtaacaataatataacaataaTAAATCCAGGAGTTAATCACTGGTTACTCAATTATTTCAAATTATCTATTAAAGTCATTTTTTTATAACAATAAAATCACTTAACTATACCTATATCACTGTTACAACCCACGTTTTTGTACCTGAAAGTACGTCgtgagtcaattgatgtaagctcaaaaaggatgaaatccttctacaaggaCAAGAAAGGTTTGCCGGTGTTAAGCAAGTTAAGATGAATATGggacttgttaatcatgatttaaatgagtttaaagtcatgatatgactatatatgatgtttgtatatgaagtataaagtttgaAAAAAATCAGATGTAAGTTGCGGAAAAAAACCGATTAAGGATTTGCGTTGTAATGAAGCTTTTTGAATAataaattttgtgtgctatatgaggtcttttgggacatattatataccaaattgaaggtcttggaatgtAGTTTCCAATGCTCTTAACCGTTTGCTCATACAACACCCGGATAAAAAGTTATAAGCGTTGGAAGACGAGCCAATTATAAGGTGCCAAGTAGCACCTTTTGACTTTTCAACAAAATGGAGATTATCTCCTTTATCTCGTCTCTTTCTGTATATTTCCAATATTTCCAGAGAGCACAATCAAATAAGATCCCTAACATCACCCTTAAGCTCTCTCCAAGGGTTTCCAACAATACTATCATCCCGGGCACGAAATCAAGAAGCAATAACACTAGAACGATCCCCACAACGTAAATATTGCTATATTGCCTCTCTTTTtatttgtagtttgagttttgtaAAGATATTTAATAGTTGAGAAAATTCTTAATTTCTGGTTTTAAGCTCTTAAatatcaaagaagtttgattaattgatttcataatagttagaactcaccggatggtgatcggaagccgtgaatttgagttatttgatttgtaatggactgtttttgggctgtttcgtgtagcttttgggctgtctattttgttgttgttaaatAGAGTTTTGGAGGATAaatggtgtggagaaacaccacataatgaaAAAATCATGGATTAGTCATTATGTTTGACACTACTATAGTCGTcgttttggatatgaattgattgAGGTGTATTGggctgttgtaagctaaatataataTGGATTTCGACTTGCATTTATTGTATGaggtaattatattgtgttcCTATAGGTTCTTAAGGTTATCTTGGCATtggttaagttaaatggatgagctagtgaataaagttgataattaagaataattggagttgtggatcattttctttgttatggatatatggtataaggctggaattattgatgaatgacttcattatcatgttaatgataatATTAAGTTAAAGTAAAAAGTCTATAATGGATGATATGGGGTATGCgaattccaattggagcttgtcactcgtcgtaaaatagttatgatttgttgttgttttatggtgtcttgttattgataattatgtattgctggatttctctggtaattgttgttggtatatgatattggaggaggctcttgttactagggagatgctgcccgaatttatataaacgagctacaagtttaagttgcagacttagcctttattcaacactgattttgaatctccttatgcaatggtagattgagttgagttgtttgaagagtaacttgggaggtattaaggactcaccatggttaaggtatgttaaggaaatcccttctttcttttagcatgatctaaagtgaaatgaatacgctatttcataacggatctactcctagcaactaaggttgtccatgttgttctttccttataaaattattctaagcaagtgtgtatgatccttgaatcctgctgaggttcatattgagggtatgaatgtccataatgttaattgaaggtgcaacgaccttaagtcactccaaaaggtttagaacgtgattccatgagtctagcatgcattatatatggtatctattttactctaccgagccgcgctatagtaggccgggtacgacacttattgtgcaaccactgatcagttggatttatcgagctccacgtggccgggtacgattctaccgagccttatgatggtcgggtacgtttttaccaagtcctctttgaggtcgggtacgatatgatgatgatgattacagaggcatatgtttttaaaagtttatgtatatatatgtattatgcatttcatgccaGTAGACCCCAGAGGCCTGCAGATGTtataggttgtatctcctctatctctctttatattattgttcttgtttatgttttcctgccttatatactcggtactttatttgtactgacgtcccttttgcctggggacgctgcgtttcatgcccgcaggtcccaattgataggttgacattccttctagtaggctatcatctcagcggaggtgttggtgcactccacttgttCCGAAGTACCTATTtagtcagtatgctttggatatgtattgattggtatggtggggccctgtcccgacctttatgattttatgtactcttagaggcttgtatacaGATGTCAGgtttatggatacttgtatgaccttgttggcctatgtgttgagtttacaaatggtcatgtcggccttataggctcgtatgtcacatgtataagtttgtatatcatgttgggtcgtcatatgttgagtactcccttatgttttattcttgttatctcatgacgggtttctggctcatttactcaagatagtataataagaaagatatgttatgttgttactcggttgagtaaggcaccgagtGCCCGTCGCGGACctttagtttgggtcgtgacaagcacTTAGAAGTCACTCAACTAAATTTTCCAAACTTTGGATTGtcaaaatacctattttaccctctaaattataaatatttttgttttctttttttatttttaaatattatcatttttttctccttttaatCTACATTGTGGACTTACCTATacaataaatatattttatttataaaataaaaattaaaacttaGTTTTCAGCTTATATAATGTcgtaataataatataattgagcgtattttttaagaatttataatgtatattataaaaaaatctttatttaaataattatttttatattacgtgcatggaatatatatttttctatctttatttcttttattctc comes from the Nicotiana sylvestris chromosome 4, ASM39365v2, whole genome shotgun sequence genome and includes:
- the LOC104241628 gene encoding G-type lectin S-receptor-like serine/threonine-protein kinase At4g27290 isoform X3 yields the protein MESFLLVFQFLLQILLCGFLCSISSVKDTITATDFLRDGKTIASSDGSFEMGFFSPASFMNNWYVGIWYKHDVPDKSVVWVANRAIPLNNTSGVVLKIIDPGQLALVTADNRITWSTNMSRPLAVKNPIAQLLNSGNLIVRDANDTEPENFLWQSFDYPTDTLLPGMKLGKNFVNGQEFYLSSWKNEYDPASGDYTFHCDPTGYPQDVIRKSKVKVFSSGTWNGLRWSGVPGLTKNPVYTFTLDFDERKAFYSYALLDSSVISKLTLNSKGMLQRWTWDDKRKEWHVYLASPADTCDNYGTCGAYGSCNIILSPVCSCLDKFVPKHPRNWAKTNWSGGCVRRTPLNCQNGDGFLKYSGIKLPDTQYSWFDVSMTLQECKRACLKNCSCVAYSNLDIRNGGSGCLLWYGDLIDIRELPGGQDIYIRMATSELGSRKKTKLLVLSLSLFIGVAVVGLTIGLYTWTKKNKRKLNLKDDDLDLPLFALSTITKATSNFSAENKLGEGGFGSVYKGILEGGQEIAIKRLSKSSSQGVNEFKNEVICIAKLQHRNLVKLIGCCVGGEEKMLVYEFMPNRSLDFFIFDEKKSTILNWPKRFNIINGIARGLLYLHQDSRLRIIHRDLKASNILLDTDMNPKISDFGIARTVIGNETSANTHHVVGTHGYMSPEYVVDGVFSIKSDVFSFGVLVLEIISGRRNRGFSHGSRNINLLGHVRPAWRLYKEEDRPVMSAVVMILANDAVLPQAKEPGFFTGSKFTDSDYSSTKYTTNEVTITQLDPR
- the LOC104241628 gene encoding G-type lectin S-receptor-like serine/threonine-protein kinase At4g27290 isoform X1; translated protein: MESFLLVFQFLLQILLCGFLCSISSVKDTITATDFLRDGKTIASSDGSFEMGFFSPASFMNNWYVGIWYKHDVPDKSVVWVANRAIPLNNTSGVVLKIIDPGQLALVTADNRITWSTNMSRPLAVKNPIAQLLNSGNLIVRDANDTEPENFLWQSFDYPTDTLLPGMKLGKNFVNGQEFYLSSWKNEYDPASGDYTFHCDPTGYPQDVIRKSKVKVFSSGTWNGLRWSGVPGLTKNPVYTFTLDFDERKAFYSYALLDSSVISKLTLNSKGMLQRWTWDDKRKEWHVYLASPADTCDNYGTCGAYGSCNIILSPVCSCLDKFVPKHPRNWAKTNWSGGCVRRTPLNCQNGDGFLKYSGIKLPDTQYSWFDVSMTLQECKRACLKNCSCVAYSNLDIRNGGSGCLLWYGDLIDIRELPGGQDIYIRMATSELGSRKKTKLLVLSLSLFIGVAVVGLTIGLYTWTKKNKRKLNLKDDDLDLPLFALSTITKATSNFSAENKLGEGGFGSVYKGILEGGQEIAIKRLSKSSSQGVNEFKNEVICIAKLQHRNLVKLIGCCVGGEEKMLVYEFMPNRSLDFFIFDEKKSTILNWPKRFNIINGIARGLLYLHQDSRLRIIHRDLKASNILLDTDMNPKISDFGIARTVIGNETSANTHHVVGTHGYMSPEYVVDGVFSIKSDVFSFGVLVLEIISGRRNRGFSHGSRNINLLGHVRPAWRLYKEGRTLELIDVHLIDSFYFSELLRLIHVALLCVQQRPEDRPVMSAVVMILANDAVLPQAKEPGFFTGSKFTDSDYSSTKYTTNEVTITQLDPR
- the LOC104241628 gene encoding G-type lectin S-receptor-like serine/threonine-protein kinase At4g27290 isoform X2, with product MESFLLVFQFLLQILLCGFLCSISSVKDTITATDFLRDGKTIASSDGSFEMGFFSPASFMNNWYVGIWYKHDVPDKSVVWVANRAIPLNNTSGVVLKIIDPGQLALVTADNRITWSTNMSRPLAVKNPIAQLLNSGNLIVRDANDTEPENFLWQSFDYPTDTLLPGMKLGKNFVNGQEFYLSSWKNEYDPASGDYTFHCDPTGYPQDVIRKSKVKVFSSGTWNGLRWSGVPGLTKNPVYTFTLDFDERKAFYSYALLDSSVISKLTLNSKGMLQRWTWDDKRKEWHVYLASPADTCDNYGTCGAYGSCNIILSPVCSCLDKFVPKHPRNWAKTNWSGGCVRRTPLNCQNGDGFLKYSGIKLPDTQYSWFDVSMTLQECKRACLKNCSCVAYSNLDIRNGGSGCLLWYGDLIDIRELPGGQDIYIRMATSELGSRKKTKLLVLSLSLFIGVAVVGLTIGLYTWTKKNKRKLNLKDDDLDLPLFALSTITKATSNFSAENKLGEGGFGSVYKGILEGGQEIAIKRLSKSSSQGVNEFKNEVICIAKLQHRNLVKLIGCCVGGEEKMLVYEFMPNRSLDFFIFDEKKSTILNWPKRFNIINGIARGLLYLHQDSRLRIIHRDLKASNILLDTDMNPKISDFGIARTVIGNETSANTHHVVGTHGYMSPEYVVDGVFSIKSDVFSFGVLVLEIISGRRNRGFSHGSRNINLLGHAWRLYKEGRTLELIDVHLIDSFYFSELLRLIHVALLCVQQRPEDRPVMSAVVMILANDAVLPQAKEPGFFTGSKFTDSDYSSTKYTTNEVTITQLDPR
- the LOC104241628 gene encoding G-type lectin S-receptor-like serine/threonine-protein kinase At4g27290 isoform X4 translates to MESFLLVFQFLLQILLCGFLCSISSVKDTITATDFLRDGKTIASSDGSFEMGFFSPASFMNNWYVGIWYKHDVPDKSVVWVANRAIPLNNTSGVVLKIIDPGQLALVTADNRITWSTNMSRPLAVKNPIAQLLNSGNLIVRDANDTEPENFLWQSFDYPTDTLLPGMKLGKNFVNGQEFYLSSWKNEYDPASGDYTFHCDPTGYPQDVIRKSKVKVFSSGTWNGLRWSGVPGLTKNPVYTFTLDFDERKAFYSYALLDSSVISKLTLNSKGMLQRWTWDDKRKEWHVYLASPADTCDNYGTCGAYGSCNIILSPVCSCLDKFVPKHPRNWAKTNWSGGCVRRTPLNCQNGDGFLKYSGIKLPDTQYSWFDVSMTLQECKRACLKNCSCVAYSNLDIRNGGSGCLLWYGDLIDIRELPGGQDIYIRMATSELGSRKKTKLLVLSLSLFIGVAVVGLTIGLYTWTKKNKRKLNLKDDDLDLPLFALSTITKATSNFSAENKLGEGGFGSVYKGILEGGQEIAIKRLSKSSSQGVNEFKNEVICIAKLQHRNLVKLIGCCVGGEEKMLVYEFMPNRSLDFFIFDEKKSTILNWPKRFNIINGIARGLLYLHQDSRLRIIHRDLKASNILLDTDMNPKISDFGIARTVIGNETSANTHHVVGTHGYMSPEYVVDGVFSIKSDVFSFGVLVLEIISGRRNRGFSHGSRNINLLGHAWRLYKEEDRPVMSAVVMILANDAVLPQAKEPGFFTGSKFTDSDYSSTKYTTNEVTITQLDPR